A window from Danio aesculapii chromosome 6, fDanAes4.1, whole genome shotgun sequence encodes these proteins:
- the gca gene encoding grancalcin: protein MAFPGYNNYGAMPGVPAAGGYPGQPYGGYPGSFPAAPAQDPMWGYFTAIAGQDGEVDAEELQRCLTQTGISGSYTPFSLETCRIMIALLDRDYTGKMGFNEFKELFGVLNGWKQNFMMVDRDHSGTAEPYEMSQSIASMGYRVSPRVLDAIVKRYSRSGKIYFDDYVACCVKLKALTDHFRRRDTMQQGMVNFQYDDFILCTISL from the exons tatggtGCGATGCCCGGAGTTCCTGCTGCGGGTGGTTACCCTGGACAGCCGTATGGGGGGTATCCAGGCTCTTTTCCTGCTGCTCCTGCCCAGGACCCAATGTGGGGCTATTTTACAGCTATAGCTGGTCAG GATGGTGAAGTTGATGCTGAAGAACTTCAGAGGTGCCTCACTCAGACTGGAATCAGCGGCTCCTACACTC ctttCAGTTTGGAAACCTGCCGGATTATGATTGCCTTGTTGGAT AGAGATTACACAGGAAAGATGGGATTCAATGAGTTTAAAGAACTTTTTGGTGTGCTTAACGGCTGGAAACAGAACTTCATGATGGTGGACAGAGACCACAGTGGGACAGCGGAACCTTACGAGATGTCCCAGTCCATTGCTAGCATGG GGTATCGGGTCAGCCCACGGGTACTGGACGCCATCGTCAAACGCTATAGCAGGTCAGGAAAGATCTACTTTGATGACTACGTGGCGTGTTGTGTAAAGCTCAAAGCACTTACAG ACCACTTCAGGAGGAGAGATACAATGCAGCAGGGAATGGTGAACTTCCAATATGATGAC TTCATCCTGTGTACGATCTCTCTCTGA